Proteins from a genomic interval of Ficedula albicollis isolate OC2 chromosome 9, FicAlb1.5, whole genome shotgun sequence:
- the SIAH2 gene encoding E3 ubiquitin-protein ligase SIAH2, whose translation QQQQQELTSLFECPICFDYVLPPILQCQAGHLVCKQCRQQLSLCPTCRGSLTPNIRNLAMEKVASAVLFPCKYATTGCSLTLHHTEKPKHEAICEYRPYSCPCPGTSCDWEGSLEAVMSHLMHAHKSITTLQGEDIIFLATDINLPGAVDWVMMQSCFGHHFMLVLKKQEKCEGHQQFFATVLLIGTRKQAENFQYRLELHGSCHRLTWEASPCSIHEGVPVAIRSSNCLVFDTATAHLFADNGNLGINVTISMCCP comes from the exons cagcagcagcagcaggagctgaccTCGCTCTTCGAGTGCCCCATCTGCTTCGACTATGTGCTGCCGCccatcctgcagtgccaggcCGGGCACCTGGTGTGCAAGCAATGCCGGCAGCAGCTGAGCCTCTGCCCCACCTGCCGGGGCTCCCTCACCCCCAACATCCGCAACCTGGCCATGGAGAAGGTGGCCTCGGCTGTGCTCTTCCCGTGCAAG TATGCCACAACAGGCTGCTCCCTGACACTCCACCACACAGAAAAGCCAAAACATGAAGCCATCTGCGAGTACCGTCCCTACTCCTGCCCGTGCCCCGGGACCTCCTGTGACTGGGAGGGCTCCTTGGAAGCCGTGATGTCCCACCTCATGCACGCCCACAAAAGCATTACCACGCTTCAGGGAGAAGACATCATTTTCCTTGCCACGGACATTAACCTGCCGGGGGCAGTGGACTGGGTGATGATGCAATCGTGCTTTGGTCACCACTTCATGCTGGTGCTGAAGAAGCAGGAGAAGTGTGAAGGCCACCAGCAGTTTTTTGCCACCGTGCTGCTGATCGGCACCCGCAAGCAGGCGGAGAACTTTCAGTACAGACTGGAGCTGCACGGCAGCTGCCACCGGCTGACCTGGGAGGCGTCGCCCTGCTCCATCCACGAGGGCGTGCCCGTGGCCATCCGCAGCAGCAACTGCCTGGTTTTTGACACAGCCACCGCTCACCTCTTTGCTGACAACGGAAACCTCGGCATCAACGTGACCATTTCCATGTGCTGCCCATGA